Proteins found in one Zea mays cultivar B73 chromosome 1, Zm-B73-REFERENCE-NAM-5.0, whole genome shotgun sequence genomic segment:
- the LOC103631704 gene encoding subtilisin-like protease SBT1.2 — MDVPRVVLVCHSLFWLLLPAVVLGATAEETMQTYIVQLHPHHDGGSGEATLPASNSKVDWHLSFLERSVAWEQEKRPASRLLYSYHTVFDGFAAQLSDGEAAALRALPGVASVRADRRVELHTTYSYRFLGLGFCPTGAWARSGYGRGTIIGVLDTGVWPESPSFDDRGMPPAPVRWSGACQGGEHFNASNCNRKLIGARFYSKGHRANYPTNPSEAAALLEYVSPRDAHGHGTHTASTAAGAAVAGASVLGAGLGEARGVAPGAHVAAYKVCWFNGCYSSDILAGMDDAVRDGVDVLSLSLGGFPIPLFEDSIAIGSFRATARGVSVVCAAGNNGPARSSVANEAPWVLTVGAATMDRRFPAYVRLGDGRVLYGESMSMYPGETGLKKGGKDLELELVYAVGGTRESEYCLKGSLDKAAVAGKMVVCDRGITGRADKGEAVKEAGGAAMVLTNSEINRQEDSVDVHVLPATLIGYREAVELKKYISSTPRPVARIVFGGTRIGRARAPAVAVFSARGPSLTNPSVLKPDVVAPGVNIIAAWPGNLGPSGLESDARRSNFTVLSGTSMAAPHVSGIAALIRSAHPSWSPAMVRSAIMTTADIIDRQGKAIMDGGGGGGRASVFAMGAGHVSPARAVDPGLVYDIQPADYVTHLCTLGYSHMEIFKITHTGVNCSAALHEDRNRGFFSLNYPSIAVALRNGARSAVLRRTVTNVGAPNSTYAVQVSAPPGVKVTVAPMTLSFVEFGEQRSFQVTVDAPSPPAAKDSAEGYLVWKQSGGQGRHVVRSPIAVTWVE; from the coding sequence ATGGATGTCCCCAGGGTGGTGCTAGTTTGCCACTCGTTGTTCTGGCTGCTCCTTCCGGCGGTCGTCCTCGGTGCCACTGCGGAGGAGACGATGCAGACCTACATCGTGCAGCTGCACCCGCACCACGACGGCGGCAGCGGCGAGGCCACGCTGCCCGCCTCCAACTCCAAGGTCGACTGGCACCTCTCCTTCCTCGAGAGGTCCGTGGCGTGGGAGCAGGAGAAGCGCCCCGCCTCGCGCCTCCTCTACTCCTACCATACCGTGTTCGACGGCTTCGCGGCGCAGCTCTCGGACGGCGAGGCCGCGGCGCTGCGCGCGCTGCCTGGCGTCGCGTCCGTGCGCGCCGACCGGCGGGTGGAGCTGCACACCACCTACTCGTACCGCTTCCTGGGGCTCGGCTTCTGCCCCACCGGCGCGTGGGCGCGGTCCGGGTACGGCCGCGGCACCATCATCGGCGTGCTCGACACGGGCGTGTGGCCCGAGAGCCCTAGCTTCGACGACCGCGGGATGCCGCCCGCGCCGGTGCGCTGGTCCGGCGCGTGCCAGGGCGGGGAGCACTTCAACGCCTCCAACTGCAACCGGAAGCTCATCGGCGCGCGCTTCTACTCCAAGGGCCACCGCGCCAACTACCCGACCAACCCCTCGGAGGCGGCGGCTCTGCTGGAGTACGTGTCGCCGCGGGACGCGCACGGGCACGGCACGCACACGGCGTCCACCGCGGCGGGCGCGGCCGTCGCCGGGGCCAGCGTCCTGGGCGCCGGCCTCGGGGAGGCGCGCGGCGTCGCCCCGGGCGCGCACGTCGCCGCCTACAAGGTCTGCTGGTTCAACGGCTGCTACAGCTCCGACATCCTCGCCGGGATGGACGACGCGGTGCGCGACGGCGTCGACGTCCTGTCCCTCTCCCTCGGTGGGTTCCCCATCCCGCTCTTCGAGGACAGCATCGCCATCGGCAGCTTCCGCGCCACGGCGCGTGGCGTCTCCGTCGTGTGCGCCGCTGGGAACAACGGCCCGGCGCGGAGCTCCGTCGCCAACGAGGCGCCGTGGGTGCTGACTGTCGGCGCGGCCACCATGGACCGCCGCTTCCCGGCGTACGTCCGGCTCGGTGACGGACGTGTCCTGTACGGCGAGTCCATGTCCATGTACCCCGGGGAAACCGgtttgaaaaaaggcgggaagGACCTGGAGCTGGAGCTAGTGTACGCCGTTGGTGGGACCCGGGAATCCGAGTACTGCCTCAAGGGGTCCCTTGATAAAGCCGCCGTCGCCGGAAAGATGGTGGTATGCGACCGCGGCATCACGGGCCGCGCCGACAAAGGCGAGGCAGTAAAAGAAGCAGGCGGCGCGGCCATGGTGCTCACCAACTCCGAGATAAACCGGCAGGAGGACTCCGTCGACGTCCACGTTCTGCCAGCGACCCTCATAGGGTaccgtgaggccgtggagctgaaGAAGTACATCAGCTCGACGCCACGGCCGGTGGCGAGGATCGTATTCGGCGGCACGCGGATCGGACGAGCGCGCGCCCCGGCGGTGGCCGTGTTCTCGGCGCGCGGGCCGAGCCTGACCAACCCGTCGGTGCTGAAGCCCGACGTGGTCGCCCCCGGGGTGAACATCATCGCGGCGTGGCCCGGGAACCTGGGCCCGTCGGGGCTGGAGAGCGACGCCCGCCGGTCCAACTTCACCGTGCTCTCGGGGACATCGATGGCGGCGCCTCATGTGAGTGGCATCGCGGCGCTGATCCGGTCGGCGCACCCGTCCTGGAGCCCAGCGATGGTCCGGTCCGCGATCATGACCACGGCTGACATAATCGACCGGCAGGGGAAGGCGATcatggacggcggcggcggcggcgggcgcgccAGCGTGTTCGCCATGGGCGCGGGGCACGTGAGCCCCGCGCGCGCCGTCGACCCGGGCCTCGTCTACGATATCCAGCCCGCCGACTACGTGACGCACCTGTGCACGCTCGGGTACAGCCACATGGAGATCTTCAAGATCACCCACACTGGCGTCAACTGCAGCGCGGCGCTCCACGAGGACAGGAACAGGGGCTTCTTCAGCCTCAACTACCCGTCGATCGCTGTGGCGCTCAGGAACGGCGCCAGGTCGGCGGTGCTGCGGCGTACGGTGACCAACGTCGGCGCGCCCAACTCGACGTACGCCGTGCAGGTGTCAGCGCCACCGGGAGTGAAGGTCACGGTGGCGCCCATGACGCTGTCGTTCGTGGAGTTCGGCGAGCAGCGGAGCTTCCAGGTGACCGTGGACGCGCCGTCCCCTCCGGCGGCGAAGGACAGCGCGGAGGGGTACCTGGTGTGGAAGCAGAGCGGGGGGCAGGGGAGGCACGTCGTGAGGAGCCCCATCGCCGTGACCTGGGTGGAGTAG